One Phoenix dactylifera cultivar Barhee BC4 chromosome 8, palm_55x_up_171113_PBpolish2nd_filt_p, whole genome shotgun sequence genomic window carries:
- the LOC103697568 gene encoding uncharacterized protein LOC103697568 isoform X1, which translates to MDSSGTPDTASVGEDTLGEKETAENKAPSDGREEPVVDVSGQTWEVSLFERPPSDGAPEGLYVYRNTFHLVPRAIGQLGRLKTLKFFANDIEVLPPEAGDLVELERLQVKVTLPGISGIPFGKLRSLKELELCKAPPRSSAFSILSEVSALQCLTKLSICHFSIRYLPPEIGCLKKLEELDLSFNKLKNLPNDIAELSALRSLKVANNKLVDLPLGISSLRSLENLDLSNNRLTSLTSLKLASMLTLQYLNLQYNKLPSDCQIPSWICYNFKGNGEGIAKDEMTKSLAEVDVQDVAVHRSHCKRSCNGCSTSSCLHPEASSGYKCHATQRMKKGWKRRDYLQQRARQERLNYSRKWKSEDQNDNMTEKMAEENDSCMENRHSELHIAVDEEKLLDGSAKSGAITEDISSTADGDGCGLAKDGAFLILHDCADNEKVGLHKRDNRDNNSCITSESSGLNKDCDLENEREDNVSPVYPLTDLNVPDEYSSSEASKFILKSKRHSDKDLDNPKPSKFRRPVDECSNLSCKYSTESFCSIDDHLPDGFYDAGRDRPFMSLQDYEQSLCLDSREVILLDREKDEELDAIAFSAQVLMSSLKWSSLTAVSEEDGVDNLQRASVLALFVSDCFGGSDRSASVMRTRRAIAGLNKQQPFVCTCSAANTYDNSGDTLKQMHGILGSLNFNDLCEKSLRFIKETRNSNVVPIGILRFGVCRHRAVLMKYLCDRADPPIPCELVRGYLDFMAHAWNTILVRRGNSWVRMIVDVCYPTDIREETDPEYFCRYIPLSRLNVPLETLSSPIFRCSFPSFSLYSGNENASRSVFHCKFGTVDAAVKVRKLEACVALDEKIRDFEYTFLGEVRMLGALKKHRCIVDIYGHQLASKWVSTADGNKEYRLLQSIIVMEYVKGGSLKSYLGKLAKKGEKHVPVDVALSIARDVAWALVEVHSKHIIHRDIKSENILIDLDSGRSDGTPIVKLSDFDRSVPLQSFAHTCCIAHLGIHPPDVCVGTPRWMAPEVVQAMHKRNPYGLEVDIWSYGCLLLELLTLQIPYIGQSESEIYDLLQMKQRPRLTPELEALASPDEPKSRSKSEIFCDSDAKILKLLVDLFYQCTSGNPADRPTAQDIYDSLFAVSSQSLET; encoded by the exons ATGGACTCCTCCGGAACGCCGGATACTGCCTCCGTCGGCGAGGATACGCTCGGAGAGAAGGAAACCGCCGAGAATAAGGCCCCATCGGATGGCCGGGAGGAGCCGGTGGTTGACGTCTCCGGGCAGACGTGGGAGGTTTCGCTGTTCGAGAGGCCGCCGTCGGACGGGGCCCCCGAGGGGCTGTACGTGTACCGGAATACTTTTCACCTGGTCCCGCGGGCGATAGGGCAGCTGGGGAGGCTCAAGACGCTCAAGTTCTTCGCGAATGACATCGAGGTGCTGCCGCCGGAGGCTGGGGATTTGGTGGAACTCGAGCGTTTGCAGGTGAAGGTCACGTTGCCGGGGATTTCGGGTATCCCGTTCGGAAAGCTCAGGTCTTTGAAGGAGCTCGAGCTCTGTAAGGCGCCGCCGAGGTCGTCGGCGTTTTCTATACTGTCCGAGGTTTCTGCGCTCCAGTGCCTAACAAAGCTCTCCATATGCCACTTTTCTATCAG ATACCTTCCTCCTGAAATTGGGTGCCTTAAAAAACTCGAGGAGCTTGATCTTTCATTCAATAAGCTGAAGAACTTGCCTAATGATATTGCTGAGTTGAGTGCTCTTAGATCATTAAAAGTTGCTAATAATAAGTTGGTGGACCTTCCATTGGGAATATCTTCTTTGAGGAGTCTTGAAAATTTGGACTTGTCAAATAATAGGCTGACTTCATTGACGTCACTTAAACTAGCATCTATGCTTACGCTCCAGTATTTGAATCTTCAG TACAATAAGCTCCCCAGTGATTGTCAAATTCCATCATGGATATGCTACAATTTCAAGGGGAATGGGGAAGGCATTGCTAAGGATGAGATGACTAAATCTTTAGCTGAGGTGGATGTACAAGATGTGGCAGTCCATAGGAGCCATTGTAAACGTTCATGTAACG GTTGTTCTACATCCTCATGTTTACATCCTGAGGCCTCATCAGGTTATAAATGTCATGCAACACAAAGGATGAAAAAGGGATGGAAGCGTCGTGACTATCTGCAGCAAAGAGCTCGCCAGGAGCGTTTGAACTACAGCAGAAAGTGGAAAAGCGAAGATCAAAATGATAATATGACAGAgaagatggctgaagaaaatgattcatgtatGGAAAATAGACACTCCGAGTTGCATATTGCTGTAGATGAAGAGAAATTGTTAGATGGTTCTGCAAAATCAGGTGCTATAACAGAAGATATATCAAGCACTGCTGACGGTGATGGATGTGGCCTTGCCAAAGATGGTGCTTTTCTGATTTTACATGACTGTGCTGACAATGAAAAAGTTGGATTGCATAAGAGAGATAATAGAGATAACAACTCATGCATTACATCTGAGTCTTCTGGCTTGAATAAGGATTGTGATCTTGAAAATGAGAGAGAGGATAATGTTTCTCCAGTCTATCCTCTTACTGATCTAAATGTGCCTGATGAATACTCCTCGTCGGAGGCATctaaattcattttaaaatcaaaaaggCACTCTGATAAGGATCTCGATAATCCTAAACCAAGCAAATTTCGCAGGCCAGTTGATGAATGCTCAAATCTATCCTGCAAGTATAGCACCGAATCATTTTGCAGCATCGATGACCATCTACCAGATGGATTCTATGATGCAGGACGTGATCGGCCCTTCATGTCACTACAAGATTATGAACAGAGCCTGTGCCTAGATTCACGTGAAGTTATTCTTTTGGACAG GGAGAAAGATGAAGAGCTGGATGCCATTGCTTTTTCTGCACAAGTACTAATGTCTAGTTTAAAATGGTCAAGTTTAACTGCTGTAAGTGAGGAGGATGGGGTTGACAACTTGCAAAGGGCATCGGTCCTTGCTCTCTTTGTATCAGATTGTTTTGGGGGAAGTGACAGAAGTGCTTCAGTTATGAGAACACGAAGAGCTATTGCTGGCTTAAATAAGCAGCAACCTTTTGTCTGTACTTGTTCTGCTGCAAACACCTATGATAATAGTGGTGACACGTTGAAACAGATGCATGGCATTTTAGGAAGTCTTAATTTCAATGATCTTTGTGAAAAATCTCTGCGGTTCATCAAGGAAACACGCAATTCAAATGTTGTGCCTATAGGAATACTGCGATTTGGTGTTTGTAGGCACAGAGCTGTGCTAATGAAG TATCTATGTGATCGAGCAGATCCTCCAATCCCTTGTGAGCTTGTAAGGGGATATCTAGATTTCATGGCGCATGCTTGGAACACTATTCTTGTTAGAAGGGGAAATTCATGGGTACGAATGATTGTTGATGTGTGTTATCCAACTGACATACGAGAAGAAACAGATCCAGAGTATTTTTGTAG GTACATCCCACTTAGTCGACTTAATGTTCCTTTGGAAACCTTGAGTTCTCCTATCTTCAGatgttcttttccttctttctccctTTACTCTGGAAATGAGAATGCATCCCGTTCCGTCTTCCATTGCAAATTTGGAACTGTTGATGCTGCTGTGAAG GTGCGTAAATTAGAAGCATGTGTGGCATTGGATGAGAAAATTAGAGATTTTGAGTACACATTTTTAGGGGAAGTAAGAATGCTAGGTGCATTAAAGAAGCACAGATGTATAGTAGATATTTATGGTCACCAGCTTGCTTCTAAGTGGGTTTCTACAGCAGATGGAAATAAAGAGTATAGGCTGTTGCAGTCTATAATTGTTATGGAGTATGTAAAGGGGGGATCTCTTAAG AGTTATTTAGGCAAATTAGCTAAAAAGGGTGAGAAGCATGTACCAGTTGATGTTGCTTTATCTATTGCTAGAGATGTTGCTTGGGCGTTGGTTGAAGTGCACTCTAAGCACATCATTCATCGTGACATAAAAAGTGAGAACATTTTAATCGATCTGGATTCCGGGCGAAGTGATGGTACACCAATTGTTAAGCTCTCTGATTTTGATAGATCAGTTCCTCTCCAATCTTTCGCGCACACATGCTGTATTGCTCACCTTGGCATACATCCGCCTGATGTTTGTGTTGGAACTCCACGATGGATGGCTCCAGAGGTGGTGCAAGCTATGCATAAAAGAAATCCTTATGGGCTG GAGGTGGATATTTGGTCATATGGGTGTCTTTTATTGGAATTGCTGACCCTCCAAATACCATACATTGGGCAATCCGAATCAGAAATATATGATCTCTTGCAA ATGAAACAACGCCCAAGACTTACTCCAGAACTGGAAGCACTTGCATCGCCGGATGAGCCGAAGTCAAGATCAAAATCAGAGATATTTTGTGATTCTGATGCTAAAATTTTGAAGCTATTGGTAGACCTTTTTTACCAGTGTACTAGTGGAAACCCAGCTGACCGTCCTACTGCCCAGGACATCTATGACTCACTCTTCGCTGTTTCTTCACAATCTCTTGAAACTTAG
- the LOC103697568 gene encoding uncharacterized protein LOC103697568 isoform X2, protein MDSSGTPDTASVGEDTLGEKETAENKAPSDGREEPVVDVSGQTWEVSLFERPPSDGAPEGLYVYRNTFHLVPRAIGQLGRLKTLKFFANDIEVLPPEAGDLVELERLQVKVTLPGISGIPFGKLRSLKELELCKAPPRSSAFSILSEVSALQCLTKLSICHFSIRYLPPEIGCLKKLEELDLSFNKLKNLPNDIAELSALRSLKVANNKLVDLPLGISSLRSLENLDLSNNRLTSLTSLKLASMLTLQYLNLQYNKLPSDCQIPSWICYNFKGNGEGIAKDEMTKSLAEVDVQDVAVHRSHCKRSCNGYKCHATQRMKKGWKRRDYLQQRARQERLNYSRKWKSEDQNDNMTEKMAEENDSCMENRHSELHIAVDEEKLLDGSAKSGAITEDISSTADGDGCGLAKDGAFLILHDCADNEKVGLHKRDNRDNNSCITSESSGLNKDCDLENEREDNVSPVYPLTDLNVPDEYSSSEASKFILKSKRHSDKDLDNPKPSKFRRPVDECSNLSCKYSTESFCSIDDHLPDGFYDAGRDRPFMSLQDYEQSLCLDSREVILLDREKDEELDAIAFSAQVLMSSLKWSSLTAVSEEDGVDNLQRASVLALFVSDCFGGSDRSASVMRTRRAIAGLNKQQPFVCTCSAANTYDNSGDTLKQMHGILGSLNFNDLCEKSLRFIKETRNSNVVPIGILRFGVCRHRAVLMKYLCDRADPPIPCELVRGYLDFMAHAWNTILVRRGNSWVRMIVDVCYPTDIREETDPEYFCRYIPLSRLNVPLETLSSPIFRCSFPSFSLYSGNENASRSVFHCKFGTVDAAVKVRKLEACVALDEKIRDFEYTFLGEVRMLGALKKHRCIVDIYGHQLASKWVSTADGNKEYRLLQSIIVMEYVKGGSLKSYLGKLAKKGEKHVPVDVALSIARDVAWALVEVHSKHIIHRDIKSENILIDLDSGRSDGTPIVKLSDFDRSVPLQSFAHTCCIAHLGIHPPDVCVGTPRWMAPEVVQAMHKRNPYGLEVDIWSYGCLLLELLTLQIPYIGQSESEIYDLLQMKQRPRLTPELEALASPDEPKSRSKSEIFCDSDAKILKLLVDLFYQCTSGNPADRPTAQDIYDSLFAVSSQSLET, encoded by the exons ATGGACTCCTCCGGAACGCCGGATACTGCCTCCGTCGGCGAGGATACGCTCGGAGAGAAGGAAACCGCCGAGAATAAGGCCCCATCGGATGGCCGGGAGGAGCCGGTGGTTGACGTCTCCGGGCAGACGTGGGAGGTTTCGCTGTTCGAGAGGCCGCCGTCGGACGGGGCCCCCGAGGGGCTGTACGTGTACCGGAATACTTTTCACCTGGTCCCGCGGGCGATAGGGCAGCTGGGGAGGCTCAAGACGCTCAAGTTCTTCGCGAATGACATCGAGGTGCTGCCGCCGGAGGCTGGGGATTTGGTGGAACTCGAGCGTTTGCAGGTGAAGGTCACGTTGCCGGGGATTTCGGGTATCCCGTTCGGAAAGCTCAGGTCTTTGAAGGAGCTCGAGCTCTGTAAGGCGCCGCCGAGGTCGTCGGCGTTTTCTATACTGTCCGAGGTTTCTGCGCTCCAGTGCCTAACAAAGCTCTCCATATGCCACTTTTCTATCAG ATACCTTCCTCCTGAAATTGGGTGCCTTAAAAAACTCGAGGAGCTTGATCTTTCATTCAATAAGCTGAAGAACTTGCCTAATGATATTGCTGAGTTGAGTGCTCTTAGATCATTAAAAGTTGCTAATAATAAGTTGGTGGACCTTCCATTGGGAATATCTTCTTTGAGGAGTCTTGAAAATTTGGACTTGTCAAATAATAGGCTGACTTCATTGACGTCACTTAAACTAGCATCTATGCTTACGCTCCAGTATTTGAATCTTCAG TACAATAAGCTCCCCAGTGATTGTCAAATTCCATCATGGATATGCTACAATTTCAAGGGGAATGGGGAAGGCATTGCTAAGGATGAGATGACTAAATCTTTAGCTGAGGTGGATGTACAAGATGTGGCAGTCCATAGGAGCCATTGTAAACGTTCATGTAACG GTTATAAATGTCATGCAACACAAAGGATGAAAAAGGGATGGAAGCGTCGTGACTATCTGCAGCAAAGAGCTCGCCAGGAGCGTTTGAACTACAGCAGAAAGTGGAAAAGCGAAGATCAAAATGATAATATGACAGAgaagatggctgaagaaaatgattcatgtatGGAAAATAGACACTCCGAGTTGCATATTGCTGTAGATGAAGAGAAATTGTTAGATGGTTCTGCAAAATCAGGTGCTATAACAGAAGATATATCAAGCACTGCTGACGGTGATGGATGTGGCCTTGCCAAAGATGGTGCTTTTCTGATTTTACATGACTGTGCTGACAATGAAAAAGTTGGATTGCATAAGAGAGATAATAGAGATAACAACTCATGCATTACATCTGAGTCTTCTGGCTTGAATAAGGATTGTGATCTTGAAAATGAGAGAGAGGATAATGTTTCTCCAGTCTATCCTCTTACTGATCTAAATGTGCCTGATGAATACTCCTCGTCGGAGGCATctaaattcattttaaaatcaaaaaggCACTCTGATAAGGATCTCGATAATCCTAAACCAAGCAAATTTCGCAGGCCAGTTGATGAATGCTCAAATCTATCCTGCAAGTATAGCACCGAATCATTTTGCAGCATCGATGACCATCTACCAGATGGATTCTATGATGCAGGACGTGATCGGCCCTTCATGTCACTACAAGATTATGAACAGAGCCTGTGCCTAGATTCACGTGAAGTTATTCTTTTGGACAG GGAGAAAGATGAAGAGCTGGATGCCATTGCTTTTTCTGCACAAGTACTAATGTCTAGTTTAAAATGGTCAAGTTTAACTGCTGTAAGTGAGGAGGATGGGGTTGACAACTTGCAAAGGGCATCGGTCCTTGCTCTCTTTGTATCAGATTGTTTTGGGGGAAGTGACAGAAGTGCTTCAGTTATGAGAACACGAAGAGCTATTGCTGGCTTAAATAAGCAGCAACCTTTTGTCTGTACTTGTTCTGCTGCAAACACCTATGATAATAGTGGTGACACGTTGAAACAGATGCATGGCATTTTAGGAAGTCTTAATTTCAATGATCTTTGTGAAAAATCTCTGCGGTTCATCAAGGAAACACGCAATTCAAATGTTGTGCCTATAGGAATACTGCGATTTGGTGTTTGTAGGCACAGAGCTGTGCTAATGAAG TATCTATGTGATCGAGCAGATCCTCCAATCCCTTGTGAGCTTGTAAGGGGATATCTAGATTTCATGGCGCATGCTTGGAACACTATTCTTGTTAGAAGGGGAAATTCATGGGTACGAATGATTGTTGATGTGTGTTATCCAACTGACATACGAGAAGAAACAGATCCAGAGTATTTTTGTAG GTACATCCCACTTAGTCGACTTAATGTTCCTTTGGAAACCTTGAGTTCTCCTATCTTCAGatgttcttttccttctttctccctTTACTCTGGAAATGAGAATGCATCCCGTTCCGTCTTCCATTGCAAATTTGGAACTGTTGATGCTGCTGTGAAG GTGCGTAAATTAGAAGCATGTGTGGCATTGGATGAGAAAATTAGAGATTTTGAGTACACATTTTTAGGGGAAGTAAGAATGCTAGGTGCATTAAAGAAGCACAGATGTATAGTAGATATTTATGGTCACCAGCTTGCTTCTAAGTGGGTTTCTACAGCAGATGGAAATAAAGAGTATAGGCTGTTGCAGTCTATAATTGTTATGGAGTATGTAAAGGGGGGATCTCTTAAG AGTTATTTAGGCAAATTAGCTAAAAAGGGTGAGAAGCATGTACCAGTTGATGTTGCTTTATCTATTGCTAGAGATGTTGCTTGGGCGTTGGTTGAAGTGCACTCTAAGCACATCATTCATCGTGACATAAAAAGTGAGAACATTTTAATCGATCTGGATTCCGGGCGAAGTGATGGTACACCAATTGTTAAGCTCTCTGATTTTGATAGATCAGTTCCTCTCCAATCTTTCGCGCACACATGCTGTATTGCTCACCTTGGCATACATCCGCCTGATGTTTGTGTTGGAACTCCACGATGGATGGCTCCAGAGGTGGTGCAAGCTATGCATAAAAGAAATCCTTATGGGCTG GAGGTGGATATTTGGTCATATGGGTGTCTTTTATTGGAATTGCTGACCCTCCAAATACCATACATTGGGCAATCCGAATCAGAAATATATGATCTCTTGCAA ATGAAACAACGCCCAAGACTTACTCCAGAACTGGAAGCACTTGCATCGCCGGATGAGCCGAAGTCAAGATCAAAATCAGAGATATTTTGTGATTCTGATGCTAAAATTTTGAAGCTATTGGTAGACCTTTTTTACCAGTGTACTAGTGGAAACCCAGCTGACCGTCCTACTGCCCAGGACATCTATGACTCACTCTTCGCTGTTTCTTCACAATCTCTTGAAACTTAG